In Populus trichocarpa isolate Nisqually-1 chromosome 12, P.trichocarpa_v4.1, whole genome shotgun sequence, a genomic segment contains:
- the LOC7484731 gene encoding phosphoserine phosphatase, chloroplastic, whose translation MEGLVHYRINPIHATRRQYHSCLVPAFSLLLSKNFTKTPVLFMKGHRSFNSVVASVQPLDASGLGHFDNTLPSKVILQLWRSADAVCFDVDSTVCLDEGIDELAEFCGAGKAVADWTARAMGGSVPFEEALAARLSLFKPSLPQVQEFLETRPPKISPGINELVKKLKAKNTNVYLISGGFRQMINPVASILGIPPENIFANQLLFGSSGEFVGFDVNEPTSRSGGKATAVQKIRKVRGYKALVMIGDGATDLEARKPGGADLFICYAGVQLREAVAVKADWLVFNFADLINSLE comes from the exons ATGGAAGGCTTGGTGCACTATCGAATCAACCCCATTCATGCTACTCGTAGACAATATCACTCTTGTCTTGTACCAGcattttcccttcttttgtCAAAGAATTTCACCAAAACTCCAGTTTTGTTTATGAAAGGTCATCGATCATTCAATTCTGTTGTTGCTTCTGTTCAGCCTTTGGACGCCTCTGGTTTAGGCCACTTTGACAATACCCTGCCATCCAAAG TCATTCTTCAACTTTGGAGAAGTGCTGATGCTGTGTGCTTTGATGTGGATAGCACGGTGTGCCTGGATGAGGGCATTGATGAACTTGCAGAGTTTTGTGGAGCTGGAAAGGCTGTTGCAGATTGGACTGCAAG AGCAATGGGTGGTTCTGTTCCCTTTGAGGAGGCCTTGGCTGCTAGATTATCTCTGTTCAAACCTTCCTTACCACAAGTTCAAGAATTTCTTGAAACGAGGCCCCCAAA GATTTCCCCTGGCATAAATGAGTTAGTCAAGAAGCTGAAGGCTAAGAACACAAATGTTTATCTGATCTCCGGGGGCTTTCGTCAAATGATCAAT CCTGTTGCATCAATCCTTGGTATTCCACCCGAAAACATATTTGCAAACCAGCTACTCTTTGGAAGTTCTGGGGAGTTTGTAGGGTTTGATGTGAATGAGCCTACTTCCAGGAGTGGAGGAAAAGCAACGGCAGTTCAGAAAATAAGGAAG GTCCGTGGATACAAGGCTCTGGTTATGATTGGGGATGGTGCAACAGATCTTGAG GCTCGTAAACCAGGAGGCGCTGACTTGTTTATTTGCTATGCGGGTGTTCAACTTCGAGAGGCTGTTGCTGTGAAAGCTGATTGGCTGGTTTTCAATTTTGCAGATCTGATCAATTCCTTGGAATAG
- the LOC7484730 gene encoding ATP synthase subunit gamma, mitochondrial yields MAMAAAFRREGRRFVSPQPITDVRSSLIPEDHAPLGVRSISTQVVRNRMKSVKNIQKITKAMKMVAASKLRLIQTRAENSRGLWQPFTALLGDSPSVDVKKNVIVTVSSDKGLCGGINSTAVKISRAFNKLTLGPEKETKYVILGEKAKAQLIRDSKKNIAICMTELQRNPLNYTQVSVLADDVLKNVEYDALRIVFNKFQSVVSFLPTMATVLSPEVVEREAESGGRLGDLDSYEIEGGETKGEILQNLAEFQFSCVLFNAVMESACSEQGARMSAMDSSSRNAGDMLDRLTLTYNRTRQASITTELTEIISGAAALEG; encoded by the exons ATGGCGATGGCAGCTGCTTTTAGACGCGAAGGAAGGAGATTTGTCTCCCCTCAACCAATCACCGACGTTCGATCCTCCCTTATCCCCGA GGACCATGCCCCTCTTGGAGTACGTTCCATTTCAACTCAAGTTG TTAGAAATCGGATGAAAAGTGTCAAGAATATTCAGAAAATCACGAAGGCAATGAAGATGGTTGCAGCCTCAAAGCTGCGATTAATTCAAACTAGAGCCGAAAATTCTCGTGGCCTGTGGCAGCCATTTACTGCACTTCTTGGAGATTCTCCCA GTGTTGATGTAAAGAAGAATGTGATTGTCACTGTATCTTCGGACAAAGGTCTATGTGGTGGAATTAACTCTACAGCAGTCAAGATCAGCAGGGCCTTTAACAAGTTGACCTTAG GTCCtgagaaagaaacaaaatatgtCATATTGGGAGAAAAGGCAAAGGCTCAGTTGATACGTGATTCAAAAAAGAACATTGCAATATGCATGACAGAGTTGCAGAGGAATCCTCTGAATTATACCCAG GTCTCTGTTCTTGCAGACGACGTCTTAAAGAATGTGGAATATGATGCTTTGAGAATTGTCTTCAACAAGTTCCAGTCAGTGGTCTCATTTCTACCAACTATGGCAACTGTATTATCACCTGAG gttgTGGAGAGAGAGGCTGAATCTGGTGGGAGGCTTGGTGATCTTGATTCCTATGAGATTGAAGGTGGTGAAACAAAGGGTGAAATACTTCAGAATCTTGCCGAGTTCCAATTTTCTTGT GTTCTGTTCAATGCGGTAATGGAGAGCGCTTGCAGTGAGCAAGGTGCTAGAATGTCTGCTATGGATAGCTCAAGCAGAAATGCTGGAGATATGCTTGATCGGCTGACACTGACTTATAacag AACTCGTCAAGCATCTATCACAACAGAGTTGACTGAGATTATATCTGGAGCAGCTGCGCTGGAGGGTTAA